In Priestia megaterium NBRC 15308 = ATCC 14581, the following proteins share a genomic window:
- a CDS encoding DMT family transporter, whose translation MKLTCSLVFLHILMISLWASAFPVIQIGLESFSPQHLAFVRLSIASLVLLVIAIVTRMRLPDIKDIPLLLALGFLGFTVYHTALNIGEKTVSAGIASLLVSTTPIFSSLLAIFLFQEEFGKRKWIGSAVSFAGITLLTFSQENFVHSVNGILLILLAALAESIYIVCQKNLLKKYGFLSFVTYSIWGATISMLVFLPGLETELAHISVRSAISVTYLGLFPTVIPYMVLAYLTSRIGSAEAAISLYLTPALSFFLAWLLLKDIPSAASIIGSIITLCGVLLTHSKRKVVVKETKFTMQR comes from the coding sequence ATGAAATTAACGTGTAGTTTGGTGTTCTTACATATACTGATGATTAGCTTATGGGCTTCAGCATTTCCAGTTATTCAAATAGGGCTGGAATCGTTTTCTCCTCAGCACCTTGCTTTTGTTCGGTTAAGTATTGCTTCTTTAGTGCTGTTAGTTATTGCAATAGTCACACGCATGCGCTTGCCTGATATAAAAGATATTCCACTTCTTTTAGCACTCGGTTTTTTAGGTTTTACCGTATATCACACGGCATTAAACATTGGAGAAAAAACGGTGAGTGCGGGTATTGCGAGTTTACTGGTCTCGACTACTCCTATTTTTTCTTCACTTTTAGCTATTTTTCTTTTTCAGGAGGAGTTCGGAAAAAGAAAATGGATTGGATCTGCAGTAAGCTTTGCGGGTATTACACTTTTAACCTTCAGCCAAGAGAACTTTGTACACTCAGTTAATGGAATCTTACTGATTCTGCTAGCTGCCCTTGCAGAAAGCATCTATATAGTATGTCAAAAAAATTTATTAAAAAAGTATGGTTTCCTTTCTTTTGTGACGTACAGTATTTGGGGGGCTACAATTTCTATGCTTGTTTTTTTACCTGGGTTAGAAACAGAACTTGCACATATCTCTGTCAGATCAGCGATAAGCGTGACATATTTAGGATTATTTCCAACCGTTATTCCCTATATGGTACTCGCTTATCTGACATCGCGTATAGGTTCTGCTGAGGCTGCCATTTCTCTTTACTTAACTCCTGCGCTGTCCTTTTTCTTAGCGTGGCTGCTTTTAAAAGATATCCCGAGTGCAGCTTCCATTATTGGAAGCATCATTACGTTATGCGGCGTGTTGCTTACACATAGTAAAAGAAAAGTAGTGGTAAAAGAGACAAAGTTCACAATGCAAAGATAA
- a CDS encoding GH25 family lysozyme, protein MQNRNSQNIKVIDVSHHNGTIDWAKVASDGVKGAYIKLTEGTTFLDKKSYDNYIGAKNAGLRVGFYHFAHADNDPIAEVNFFLNKLGSMKVDLPHCLDLEENKGKTKAQVTAFAVRWMEYIERKTSITPILYTGYSFIKSNFTSAVARYPLWIARYSGSNRSKGFVNPGDTAIWDRWSMFQYTDQGKVNGIKGNVDINEMNLDFFNSINTGVTVVENNKPSAQLQQGDSGLAVKELQQNLIRLGFELSQQGTDGQYGSETVTAVKALQEKYGLTSTGKADEKTLAKMMELLKGVSNPIEESLPKVTSLGDKYSFQVKAKKDIGVYKYANITENFRTIKKGTVFSVYGYTNAAWAVPGGFVQMKDVEPIPITIKTGGLSKDMETEFRAFLKNEGIDSELHVHAIGNPSAELTAAGLDLVKVKQFLDKKGWYYKQ, encoded by the coding sequence ATGCAAAACCGTAATAGTCAAAATATTAAGGTCATTGATGTTTCTCATCACAACGGAACAATTGATTGGGCAAAAGTGGCGTCGGATGGTGTAAAAGGCGCGTATATTAAATTAACAGAAGGTACAACCTTCTTAGATAAAAAATCATATGATAATTATATAGGTGCAAAAAATGCAGGTCTACGTGTAGGCTTTTATCACTTTGCTCATGCTGATAATGATCCCATTGCAGAAGTTAATTTCTTTTTAAATAAATTAGGCAGCATGAAGGTTGATTTGCCTCATTGCTTAGATTTGGAAGAAAATAAAGGGAAAACAAAAGCGCAGGTCACAGCCTTTGCAGTTAGATGGATGGAGTATATTGAAAGGAAAACAAGCATTACGCCTATTCTTTACACGGGGTATAGTTTTATTAAATCCAATTTTACAAGCGCTGTGGCAAGATATCCGCTATGGATAGCTCGTTACAGTGGAAGTAACCGTTCTAAGGGATTTGTTAACCCAGGTGATACGGCGATTTGGGATAGATGGTCTATGTTTCAATATACAGATCAAGGAAAAGTAAACGGGATTAAAGGCAATGTTGATATCAATGAAATGAATCTGGATTTCTTTAATAGTATTAATACAGGCGTGACGGTGGTGGAAAATAATAAGCCATCAGCACAATTGCAGCAAGGTGATAGCGGACTAGCTGTAAAAGAACTGCAGCAAAACTTAATTAGATTAGGATTTGAACTTTCCCAGCAAGGAACCGATGGTCAATACGGCAGCGAAACTGTTACAGCTGTTAAAGCTCTTCAGGAAAAGTATGGATTAACGTCAACCGGAAAAGCTGATGAGAAAACATTAGCTAAAATGATGGAACTCCTTAAAGGTGTAAGTAATCCTATAGAAGAATCGTTACCAAAGGTTACTTCACTCGGAGATAAATATTCTTTTCAAGTAAAAGCGAAGAAGGATATTGGAGTCTACAAATATGCGAATATAACAGAGAATTTTAGAACTATAAAAAAAGGCACGGTATTTAGCGTATATGGCTATACGAATGCAGCATGGGCTGTTCCAGGCGGATTTGTGCAAATGAAAGACGTAGAACCTATCCCAATTACAATTAAAACAGGCGGATTAAGTAAAGACATGGAAACAGAGTTTCGTGCTTTCTTAAAAAATGAAGGAATTGACAGTGAATTACACGTACATGCAATAGGTAATCCGTCAGCTGAACTCACAGCAGCTGGACTGGATTTGGTAAAAGTTAAACAGTTTTTAGATAAAAAAGGCTGGTACTACAAGCAATAA
- the htpG gene encoding molecular chaperone HtpG, with translation MSKKEFKAESKRLLEMMINSIYSQKEVFLRELLSNSSDAIDKIYYKALTDDSLHFNKESYYIKVTPDKADRTLTITDTGIGMTQEELESSLGTIARSGSLAFKNENETKDGHTIIGQFGVGFYAAFMVADVVTVISKALGSDKAYKWESTGADGYTIERCEKETVGTQIILKIKENTEDETYDEYLEEYRLKEIIKKYSDFIRYPIKMDITEKRPKEGSDNELEDYTEEQVINSMVPIWKKNKNELTSEDYEQFYSEKRYGFDKPLTHLHINVDGTIRYNAILFIPENSPFDYYSKEFEKGLELYSNGVLIMNKCADLLPDYFSFVKGMVDSEDLSLNISREILQQDRQLQLIAKNIGKKIKNELKSLLKNEREKYEKFYDSFGRQLKYGVYSDFGSNKDLLKDLLLFYSSTEKKLVTLDEYVSRMPEDQKYIYYASGESYDRIEKLPQAELVADKGYEILYFTEDIDEFAIKMLMTYEEKEFKSVSSSDLGIESEEEQLNESEEKENKELFNYMKKALAGKVGDVRASKRLKTHPVCLSADGEVTIEMEKILSAMPDNQHVKAEKVLEINVNHDVFASLKEALENDKAKLDLYTNLLYNQALLIEGLSISDPVEFTNDICKIMI, from the coding sequence ATGTCAAAAAAAGAATTCAAAGCCGAGTCAAAGCGATTATTAGAGATGATGATTAATTCCATTTATTCTCAAAAAGAAGTATTTTTGAGAGAACTTTTATCAAATTCAAGTGATGCAATCGATAAAATTTATTACAAAGCTTTAACAGACGACTCCTTGCATTTTAACAAAGAAAGCTACTACATAAAAGTAACACCAGATAAAGCTGACCGTACCTTAACCATTACGGATACTGGAATTGGCATGACGCAAGAAGAGCTTGAAAGCAGCTTGGGCACAATTGCGAGAAGCGGCTCTCTTGCGTTTAAAAACGAAAATGAAACAAAGGACGGGCACACGATTATCGGCCAATTCGGCGTTGGGTTTTACGCAGCGTTTATGGTAGCAGATGTCGTAACGGTGATTAGTAAAGCTTTAGGCAGCGATAAAGCCTATAAATGGGAATCTACTGGTGCTGATGGTTATACAATCGAGCGGTGCGAAAAAGAAACGGTTGGAACTCAAATCATTTTAAAAATTAAAGAAAATACAGAAGATGAAACATATGATGAGTATCTAGAAGAATATCGTTTAAAAGAGATCATTAAAAAGTATTCAGACTTTATCCGCTACCCGATTAAAATGGATATAACGGAAAAACGTCCTAAAGAAGGTTCTGATAACGAGCTAGAAGATTATACAGAAGAACAAGTTATCAACAGTATGGTACCGATCTGGAAGAAAAATAAAAATGAATTGACTTCAGAAGACTATGAGCAGTTTTATTCAGAAAAACGCTATGGATTTGATAAACCGCTCACTCACCTTCATATTAACGTGGATGGAACGATTCGCTACAATGCTATTTTATTTATTCCAGAAAATAGTCCGTTTGATTACTACTCAAAAGAATTTGAAAAAGGACTTGAACTCTACTCAAACGGCGTCTTAATTATGAATAAATGTGCAGATCTTCTTCCGGATTACTTTAGCTTTGTAAAAGGTATGGTAGATTCTGAAGATTTATCTCTTAATATTTCACGTGAAATTTTGCAGCAAGACCGCCAGCTTCAGCTGATTGCCAAAAACATCGGCAAGAAAATCAAAAATGAATTAAAAAGCTTGCTTAAAAACGAACGTGAAAAGTACGAGAAGTTTTATGACTCATTTGGCCGCCAGCTGAAGTACGGCGTTTACAGTGATTTTGGCAGCAACAAAGACTTGTTAAAAGACCTGCTTTTATTCTATTCTTCTACAGAGAAAAAGCTCGTAACACTAGATGAGTATGTATCGCGCATGCCTGAGGATCAAAAGTATATCTATTATGCATCAGGTGAATCGTACGACCGAATTGAAAAACTTCCTCAAGCAGAATTGGTTGCAGATAAAGGATACGAAATTCTGTATTTCACAGAGGATATCGATGAATTTGCGATTAAAATGTTAATGACGTATGAAGAAAAAGAATTTAAATCTGTTTCAAGCAGTGACTTGGGGATTGAATCAGAAGAAGAACAGCTCAATGAGTCTGAGGAAAAAGAGAATAAAGAGCTATTTAACTATATGAAGAAAGCTTTGGCGGGAAAAGTAGGAGATGTGCGCGCGTCTAAACGTTTAAAAACACATCCCGTTTGCTTATCAGCTGATGGTGAAGTAACGATTGAAATGGAGAAAATTTTAAGTGCTATGCCTGACAATCAGCATGTAAAAGCAGAAAAAGTGCTAGAAATTAACGTAAATCACGATGTGTTCGCTTCTTTAAAAGAAGCACTTGAAAATGATAAAGCGAAATTAGACCTTTATACAAATCTATTATATAACCAGGCTCTTTTAATTGAAGGCTTATCTATTAGTGATCCCGTTGAATTCACAAATGATATTTGTAAAATCATGATATAA
- a CDS encoding phosphoglycerate dehydrogenase, with protein MSTLTLEKVQTIKTLNNIAQKGLNVFNQEGYQIDNDSEHPDAIVVRSFNMHSMAFDQNLKAIARAGAGVNNIPVDACTEQGIVVFNTPGANANAVKEMVLTTIMASSRNLFAGVEWTKGLDGQGDQIPKLVEAGKKQFVGKEIKGKTLGVIGLGAIGALVANDALDLDMDVIGFDPFISVNTAWNLSRNVQRAMSLEELFAASDYITVHVPLTDDTKGVFNKETFSIMKPDVHILNFSRGELVNEEDMKAALESGKVGRYITDFPNQNVLNMKNVVPIPHLGASTQESEENCAVMAARQVKNFLETGNVKNSVNFPNASLPYTGKKRVAAFHHNVPNMVGQLTQVFSNYNLNIADMVNRSRGEYAYTMIDIDNQVSDEIVPELEEKIGQIEGIITSRII; from the coding sequence ATGAGCACATTAACATTAGAAAAAGTACAAACAATCAAAACTTTAAACAACATTGCACAAAAAGGTCTAAATGTTTTTAATCAAGAAGGTTATCAAATTGACAACGACAGCGAACATCCAGATGCGATTGTCGTGCGTAGCTTTAACATGCACAGCATGGCATTTGACCAAAATTTAAAAGCTATTGCACGAGCTGGAGCAGGGGTTAATAATATACCGGTGGACGCTTGCACGGAGCAAGGTATCGTTGTATTTAATACGCCAGGAGCTAATGCAAACGCAGTAAAAGAAATGGTTTTAACTACAATTATGGCTTCTTCTCGTAACTTATTTGCTGGAGTTGAATGGACAAAAGGATTAGATGGCCAAGGTGATCAAATTCCTAAATTAGTTGAAGCAGGTAAAAAACAGTTTGTTGGAAAAGAAATCAAAGGTAAAACGTTAGGTGTTATTGGTTTAGGTGCAATTGGTGCTCTTGTAGCAAACGATGCGCTTGATTTAGATATGGACGTAATTGGTTTTGATCCATTCATTTCTGTTAATACAGCTTGGAATTTGTCTCGCAACGTACAGCGTGCAATGTCTCTAGAAGAACTATTTGCAGCATCTGACTATATTACGGTTCACGTTCCATTAACGGACGATACAAAAGGGGTTTTCAATAAAGAAACGTTCAGCATCATGAAACCGGATGTTCATATTTTGAACTTCTCACGCGGTGAGCTTGTAAACGAAGAAGATATGAAAGCTGCTCTTGAAAGTGGAAAAGTTGGACGATACATTACAGATTTCCCAAATCAAAATGTCTTGAACATGAAAAATGTTGTGCCAATTCCTCATCTAGGGGCATCAACTCAAGAATCAGAAGAAAACTGTGCGGTAATGGCAGCACGTCAAGTGAAAAATTTCTTAGAAACAGGAAACGTTAAAAACTCAGTGAACTTCCCGAATGCATCTCTTCCTTACACTGGGAAAAAACGCGTAGCTGCTTTCCATCACAACGTGCCGAATATGGTAGGACAACTTACGCAAGTATTCTCAAACTACAATTTAAACATCGCAGATATGGTGAACAGAAGCCGCGGTGAATATGCGTATACAATGATCGATATTGACAATCAAGTAAGTGACGAGATTGTGCCTGAGCTAGAAGAAAAAATCGGTCAAATTGAAGGAATTATTACAAGTCGTATTATCTAA
- a CDS encoding ChaB family protein, whose protein sequence is MPYNSLKELPDGVRDNLPHHAQEIYKEAFNSASDEYKEEATAHKVAWNAVKTKYKKDDNDNWVKK, encoded by the coding sequence ATGCCTTACAATTCATTAAAAGAACTGCCGGATGGAGTAAGAGATAATCTTCCTCATCATGCTCAGGAAATTTATAAAGAAGCATTCAATTCAGCAAGTGATGAATACAAAGAAGAAGCTACCGCTCACAAAGTCGCTTGGAACGCGGTGAAAACGAAGTACAAAAAAGATGATAATGACAACTGGGTGAAAAAATAG
- a CDS encoding tubby C-terminal domain-like protein translates to MQEYIFYLPYFKSAGKTVAVKNENGENVGQLKRAHKNMWTKSIDFLTRDGLPVLDSISWFPIFSCGLKVHLQVQWEGRTVLIDHVEKHRWVIKENGKTVGYLLGKGIIKNEGEQEIRWLNNVYMLSSHEAIEEACIFNQKREKVAEFKSDLFHFKEGKHSIRVIEELPIPIFIASYYITNFIMLYI, encoded by the coding sequence ATGCAAGAATATATTTTTTATCTTCCCTATTTTAAATCAGCGGGGAAGACCGTAGCAGTTAAAAATGAAAATGGAGAAAACGTCGGACAGCTTAAGAGAGCGCATAAAAATATGTGGACTAAAAGTATTGATTTTTTAACTCGTGATGGACTTCCAGTTTTAGATTCTATTTCTTGGTTTCCTATCTTCTCCTGCGGCTTAAAGGTACATTTACAAGTTCAATGGGAAGGAAGAACGGTGCTTATTGATCACGTGGAAAAACACCGGTGGGTGATAAAAGAAAATGGAAAAACAGTGGGGTATCTATTAGGGAAAGGAATAATTAAAAACGAAGGGGAACAAGAAATTAGATGGTTAAATAACGTCTACATGTTAAGCAGTCATGAAGCCATAGAGGAAGCGTGTATTTTTAATCAAAAAAGAGAAAAAGTCGCAGAGTTTAAATCAGACCTTTTTCATTTTAAAGAAGGCAAACACTCAATAAGAGTAATAGAAGAACTGCCGATACCCATTTTTATCGCTTCTTACTATATAACTAATTTTATTATGTTATACATATAA
- a CDS encoding HD domain-containing protein — MSLIKEARRYAEHAHSGQMRKLSDTPYIVHPINVGNILEKAGFSEEVIAAAYLHDAVEDTSVTLEEIVQRFGLEVAGIVEAHTENKSKSWEERKQHTIQIVKTGSLEVKSLIVADKLDNLRSLKESYDQQGDTIWNSFKRGFEKQKWYYESISKYAAQGLEPSQIPSFFYTYKQEVNDFFKS; from the coding sequence ATGTCTTTAATAAAAGAAGCACGTAGATATGCAGAACACGCTCATAGCGGCCAAATGCGCAAGCTGTCTGATACACCTTATATTGTTCATCCTATTAACGTAGGTAATATTTTAGAAAAAGCAGGTTTTAGTGAAGAAGTAATTGCAGCAGCTTATCTGCATGATGCTGTAGAAGATACAAGTGTAACACTCGAAGAAATTGTACAAAGATTTGGTTTAGAGGTAGCGGGGATTGTTGAAGCTCATACAGAAAACAAATCAAAAAGCTGGGAAGAACGTAAACAGCATACAATTCAAATTGTGAAAACTGGTTCTCTTGAAGTGAAATCTTTAATTGTAGCAGACAAATTAGACAATTTACGGTCTTTAAAAGAAAGCTACGATCAGCAAGGAGATACGATTTGGAATAGCTTTAAAAGAGGATTCGAAAAGCAGAAATGGTACTACGAATCCATCAGCAAATACGCTGCACAAGGATTGGAACCAAGCCAAATTCCAAGTTTTTTTTATACGTATAAACAAGAAGTAAATGATTTTTTTAAAAGTTAA
- a CDS encoding DUF817 domain-containing protein: MKQLIYFGLEQAKSCVFPVIIFLTLAMTKTIEVPFISRYDLILLVCLGTQVLMVMFKRETLDEVKVIAVFHLIGLALELYKVHMGSWSYPEKAFTKVWGVPLYSGFMYASVASYMCQVWRRLELKLTNWPSTWVVSILSMAIYLNFFTHHFIYDFRWFLKLFTLLIFYRTFVYFTVNKRTYRMPLVLSFVLIGFFIWIAENIATFFGAWQYPDQQQQWTMVHISKISSWLLLVIISFLIVALLKHLKENQNQFKQREKSKETNEIYER; this comes from the coding sequence ATGAAGCAATTAATCTATTTTGGTTTAGAACAAGCAAAATCTTGTGTTTTTCCTGTTATCATTTTTCTTACATTGGCTATGACAAAAACAATTGAAGTACCATTTATTTCTAGATATGACCTTATTTTATTAGTCTGTCTAGGAACTCAAGTTTTAATGGTGATGTTTAAACGAGAAACGCTTGATGAAGTAAAAGTCATCGCAGTATTTCATTTAATTGGGCTAGCGTTAGAACTCTACAAAGTTCATATGGGCTCATGGAGCTATCCAGAGAAAGCTTTCACTAAAGTCTGGGGAGTTCCGCTGTACAGCGGATTTATGTATGCTAGTGTAGCCAGCTACATGTGCCAAGTGTGGAGAAGGCTTGAATTAAAGCTTACGAATTGGCCTTCTACGTGGGTTGTCAGTATACTAAGTATGGCTATTTACCTTAATTTTTTCACGCATCATTTTATTTACGACTTCCGCTGGTTTTTAAAACTTTTTACTTTACTTATTTTTTATCGAACTTTTGTATATTTTACGGTTAACAAACGTACGTATCGCATGCCTTTAGTATTGTCTTTTGTACTGATTGGCTTTTTCATTTGGATCGCTGAAAATATCGCAACATTTTTCGGGGCATGGCAGTATCCAGATCAACAGCAGCAGTGGACAATGGTTCATATAAGTAAAATTAGCTCTTGGCTTCTTCTTGTGATTATTAGTTTCTTGATTGTTGCTTTACTAAAGCATTTAAAAGAAAATCAAAACCAATTTAAACAAAGGGAGAAATCAAAAGAAACAAATGAAATATATGAAAGATAG
- a CDS encoding PLP-dependent aminotransferase family protein, translated as MNQENSSSYPKYKQIIDFMKEKIARGEWPIGSKIPSQRKLAAMFDVNRSTIITALEELTADGLIKGKMGKGTTVINNTWTLFATTPPDWNVHVKSGMHRPSQAMVQDINESEFNSNLIQLSKGELSPDIFPKDKMKYAVERVAENMEVLGYEEPKGYFPLRKELSAYMKTIGIESSSDSILIVSGALQALRLISIGLLQKNSSVLLEKPSYLYSLHVFQSAGMNLKGLAMDEEGIKVTAIKRADPQEGQAILYTNPCFHNPTGTLMSSKRRYDLLKECEEHQLPIIEDDLYRELWLNKQPPLPLKALDKNGHVLYVSSLSKTLSPGLRIGWIVGPEPVIERLADIKMQTDYGSSSLSQRVAAEWFKNGLYQQHMKTVRTELRTRRKVMLNALETYAGDVATWTNPEGGFFIWVHIHPSISMKSLYSRALKRGILLNSGSIYAQETGSYLRLSYAYASLPDIDRSIKIIAELIRELQV; from the coding sequence ATGAATCAAGAGAACAGTTCGAGTTATCCAAAATACAAGCAAATCATTGATTTTATGAAAGAGAAAATTGCGCGTGGAGAATGGCCGATTGGAAGTAAAATTCCTAGTCAGCGAAAGCTTGCTGCTATGTTCGATGTTAACCGAAGTACGATCATCACGGCATTAGAGGAATTAACAGCGGACGGTTTAATTAAAGGTAAGATGGGAAAGGGAACAACTGTTATAAATAATACATGGACACTTTTTGCTACGACTCCGCCCGATTGGAATGTTCATGTGAAATCAGGTATGCATCGTCCGAGTCAAGCAATGGTACAAGATATTAATGAATCCGAATTTAACTCAAATCTTATTCAATTAAGCAAAGGAGAGCTTTCACCTGACATATTCCCTAAAGATAAAATGAAATACGCCGTAGAAAGAGTAGCAGAAAATATGGAGGTTCTGGGATACGAAGAACCAAAGGGTTATTTTCCTTTACGAAAAGAGTTAAGTGCATATATGAAAACAATAGGGATTGAATCTTCTTCAGATTCTATTTTAATTGTTTCCGGCGCTCTTCAAGCTCTTCGGCTTATTTCAATTGGACTGCTGCAAAAGAACTCTTCGGTTTTGTTAGAAAAACCTTCTTATCTATACTCCTTACATGTATTTCAATCAGCTGGAATGAACCTCAAAGGTCTTGCTATGGATGAGGAAGGAATAAAAGTAACAGCTATAAAACGCGCCGACCCTCAAGAAGGGCAAGCTATTTTATATACAAATCCATGTTTCCATAACCCAACGGGAACATTAATGTCCTCAAAAAGGCGTTACGATTTGCTGAAAGAATGTGAGGAACATCAGCTTCCTATTATTGAAGATGATTTATACCGCGAATTATGGCTAAATAAACAGCCTCCGTTGCCATTAAAGGCTTTAGATAAAAATGGACACGTGTTATATGTTAGCAGTCTTTCTAAAACATTAAGCCCGGGATTACGTATCGGATGGATAGTCGGCCCAGAACCAGTCATTGAGCGTTTGGCGGATATTAAAATGCAAACAGATTATGGATCCAGCTCATTGTCTCAAAGAGTGGCAGCAGAATGGTTTAAAAATGGCTTATATCAACAGCATATGAAAACGGTACGAACCGAATTGCGAACAAGAAGAAAAGTTATGCTGAATGCTTTAGAAACATATGCAGGAGATGTAGCGACATGGACGAATCCTGAAGGAGGCTTTTTTATATGGGTGCATATTCACCCTTCTATTTCAATGAAATCTTTATACTCTCGTGCTTTAAAAAGAGGAATATTGCTTAATTCCGGAAGTATCTATGCACAAGAAACCGGCAGTTATCTTCGGCTTTCTTACGCCTATGCTTCTTTACCAGATATCGATAGAAGCATTAAAATTATTGCTGAACTTATTCGGGAATTGCAAGTATAA